Proteins encoded in a region of the Thunnus thynnus chromosome 8, fThuThy2.1, whole genome shotgun sequence genome:
- the bphl gene encoding valacyclovir hydrolase: MALFLLGGRLLKCRPNIKRAMTATQTYCSSVASGRQRVNGVDLYYEQTGRGKHAVLLFPGALGSTRTDFGPQLKSLNKERFTVVGWDPRGYGQSRPPDRDFPPDFFERDAKDAVDLMKALGFGKFSLLGWSDGGITALIAAARNPNLINKMVVWGSNAFVSQHDLNLYDAVRDVSKWSARMRQPMEEVYGAEVFAKTWEAWVDGIAQYAHRPEGSICIELLPLISCPTLIVHGEKDPMVPGVHPQYLLKHIKGSRLHLMPEGKHNLHLRFADEFNKMVEDFLDN, from the exons ATGGCGTTGTTCTTACTCGGAGGACGTCTCTTAAAGTGCAGACCTAACATCAAGAGAGCCATGACAGCCACACAGACGTACTG CTCTTCAGTGGCTTCCGGCAGGCAGCGTGTTAATGGAGTGGATCTGTACTACGAGCAGACAGGCAGAGGGAAACACGCAGTGCTGTTGTTTCCTGGAGCACTGG GAAGCACTCGTACAGACTTTGGACCTCAGCTTAAGTCCCTGAATAAGGAACGTTTCACTGTAGTGGGCTGGGATCCCCGTGGTTATGGACAATCCCGTCCCCCAGACAGAGACTTCCCCCCTGACTTCTTTGAAAGGGATGCAAAGGATGCAGTGGATCTGATGAAG GCACTGGGCTTTGGCAAGTTCTCCCTGCTGGGGTGGAGCGATGGAGGAATCACCGCTCTGATAGCAGCAGCGAGAAACCCCAACCTGATCAACAAGATGGTCGTATGGGGATCCAATGCGTTTGTTTCCCAGCATGACCTCAACCTTTACGATG CGGTCCGAGATGTGTCCAAGTGGAGTGCGAGGATGAGGCAGCCCATGGAGGAGGTGTATGGAGCAGAAGTCTTTGCTAAAACCTGGGAAGCCTGGGTGGATGGAATCGCACAATATGCACACAGACCAGAAG GGAGTATCTGCATTGAGCTTCTGCCCCTGATCAGTTGTCCGACCCTGATCGTCCATGGAGAGAAAGACCCCATGGTGCCCGGCGTCCACCCACAGTACCTCCTCAAACACATCAAAGGATCACG ATTACACCTGATGCCAGAGGGAAAACACAACCTCCACCTGAGGTTTGCTGATGAATTCAACAAAATGGTGGAGGACTTTCTGGACAATTGA
- the psmg4 gene encoding proteasome assembly chaperone 4, with product MTETQNGAVFDAISVHNFSEKILEQTVHFHVMKLSGGFFLWVGSTPVLSNLAVSMSSKYDSMPLSTLVMGDPSNTAPNTLAQRLAKKTKKQVFVSYSLPMTDSSHSLLVENRIKKELELHPEHF from the exons atgaccGAAACACAGAATGGAGCGGTGTTTGATGCCATTTCGGTGCACAATTTTTCGGAGAAGATTTTGGAGCAGACGGTACATTTTCACGTCATGAAGCTAAGCGGCGGGTTTTTCCTCTGGGTCGGCTCGACTCCAGTCTTGTCCAACTTAGCTGTTTCAATGAGCAGCAAATAT gacTCGATGCCATTATCTACATTAGTCATGGGGGACCCATCCAATACTGCTCCAAATACTTTGGCACAGAGATTAG CAAAGAAGACCAAAAAGCAAGTATTTGTGAGTTACAGTCTTCCAATGACAGACTCCAGCCACTCTCTTCTCGTGGAAAACAGGATCAAAAAGGAGCTCGAGCTTCACCCTGAACACTTTTGA